Below is a window of Mycobacterium dioxanotrophicus DNA.
CGGGATTCGGCCCAATTCCCACCAGAAAGCGTCGTCTCGGCGAGTCAGTTCGGTTCGGTCGCCGTCCCCGCGTGATGCAGGACCACCTTCGCCAATTCGTCGCGGTCGGTGACGTCGAGCTTGGTGCATGCGCGATACAGGTGTCCTTCGACCGTGCGCACCGACAGCGTCAGCCGCTTCGCGATTTCTCGGTTGGACAGGCCCTCGGCAACCAGTGCCACGATCTCCCGCTCCCGGGAGGTCACCGGCAGCGGATGCGCGGCGGATCTGATCGAAGGCGTTGTGGCCCCGCCACATTCGGCTGCCAGCCGCAGGGCCCGCGCTGCCGACTCGACGCTGTGCCGCCGATGCCCGGCGCGGTCGTGCAGAGGCGCGGCCTGGGCGGCCGAATCCGCGGCGGACAACAGCAGGCCGGCCTTTTCGAATTGCGCACTGACCGTGTCGAGGGCCTGGCCGTCCGAGGCCGCGAGGGCTGCGGCGTGGCGGGCGTAGATGGTCGCCACCGGTCCGTCGACGCGCTGTGCTAGTGCCGCAAGGCGCGTCGCGGCGGTGCGGTCACCGAATCGTGCGGCATGGTGCAGCGCCTCGGCCGCGACCGCGTACTGGCCGGACTGGTCTGCGAGATCAGCCGCAGCACAGGATAATTCGACAGCCGAACGATCATGGCCTTTCGCGGCGGCCAACCACGACCTGGCGATCAACCGTTGCGGTTCGTGCAGTGCCATGAACGCTCCGGCGTGCTCCATCGCGTCGTCGAGGACCCGTTCGGTCTGCTCCGACCTGCCCAGCGCGGCATAGGCCCGGGCCAGCAGCAGCCGCGCAGGTAGCCGCCACGGCAACGAAGCTTCGGCGGTGAGCGCCGCCAGCGCCTGCTCGATGGACGATATGGCTTGCGGGAAATGTCCGCGATACGTGGCGACCAGCCCGGCGATGATCTTCGCGATCGCCCATCCCGCGAACTGGCCGGGTGAGGAGAAATCGACGTAATCGGCTGCGCGGCGGTCGGCCAGATCCAGTTGGCCGACATAGGTCAGTGCCAGCACGTCGCAGTACCGGACCATGATGCGGATCATGCCGTCGGTGGCCTTCTGCTCGGCACGGCACCTCGCCGCGATCGGTTCGAAGTCGCCACCGCGGCCCGCGACCGGCATGGCCAATCCCGCACTGAATGCGGCGAATTCGAATGCCTGGTCGGGTGCGCTGGTATCGGCGAGGATGCGCTCGGCTGCGGCCAACCCGTCGGCAATTCGGTTCTCGTGCACCGCCAACGCCGACGCGGTCGCATCGACGATCAACCTGAGGCTGGGATTGGTGACCCGCGCGCACAGCACGTCCAGCACTTCGTGCGCCCGCGTGACATCGCCCATCGACCAGAAGAGCAGCGAGAGACGGGGTATGCCCCACTGGACGAGCTGCAATTCGTCCAGGCTCGCAGGATCGAACCGAGCGAGGATCTCGTCGGCCTGCATCGGGTGGCCTTGCCACAGCAGTGCCCGCGACAAGAGTGCAGCCGCGCGGAGACCACCACCGCATTCGAGCGCCGTGCGAGCCAGCTCTTGACCGAGCGGCAAGTTGGACAGGAACATCGCGTCCTTGGCCGCTGCGACGACAAGGTCGGTGTCGACGGGCTGATCGCTGTCGACGTAGAGCTGCGCCAGTCGGATGCGGCTGACGGGTGTGTCCAGTTTGCGGTCGCGCAGGACCTGCACGAGGCGGCCTCGAAGCTTGCGCGCCACCCCGGTCCGCACGTGGCCGCGGATGACGTCTCCGTACAGCGGGTGACTGAACCGCGCGTTGACGATGCGGGAGCCGTCGGGGGCGAGCCGGATCAGACCTTGCGCCTCGGCGGCGTCTACGGCCTGCTCACCGGCCAGTTCGTAGAGCGCGTCGATGTCTAGCGGTTCGCACAGCGCCAACAACGTCAACGCATTGACCACGTCCGGGCCCGCGTGATCGAGCCTCGTCTTCATCAGCGCGGCCAAACCCGAAGGGACCACCGTGCGTCC
It encodes the following:
- a CDS encoding helix-turn-helix transcriptional regulator is translated as MARHWQLLDRRAEHDAIRSALTATDSCGVVLVGAAGVGKTTLARTVTASLRSNVRWAACTESSRNIPLGAFASCVSPLASRDPVALVASARASVLDGDSTVIGVDDAHLLDQLSAMLLHQIAVDRAGHIVAIIRSGEPVPDAVTSLWKDGYLERFELLPFSKQQSIALVESVLGGTLEGLSADVMWDASGGNPLFLRHLVEGALEAGTLADVNGVWQWRGRTVVPSGLAALMKTRLDHAGPDVVNALTLLALCEPLDIDALYELAGEQAVDAAEAQGLIRLAPDGSRIVNARFSHPLYGDVIRGHVRTGVARKLRGRLVQVLRDRKLDTPVSRIRLAQLYVDSDQPVDTDLVVAAAKDAMFLSNLPLGQELARTALECGGGLRAAALLSRALLWQGHPMQADEILARFDPASLDELQLVQWGIPRLSLLFWSMGDVTRAHEVLDVLCARVTNPSLRLIVDATASALAVHENRIADGLAAAERILADTSAPDQAFEFAAFSAGLAMPVAGRGGDFEPIAARCRAEQKATDGMIRIMVRYCDVLALTYVGQLDLADRRAADYVDFSSPGQFAGWAIAKIIAGLVATYRGHFPQAISSIEQALAALTAEASLPWRLPARLLLARAYAALGRSEQTERVLDDAMEHAGAFMALHEPQRLIARSWLAAAKGHDRSAVELSCAAADLADQSGQYAVAAEALHHAARFGDRTAATRLAALAQRVDGPVATIYARHAAALAASDGQALDTVSAQFEKAGLLLSAADSAAQAAPLHDRAGHRRHSVESAARALRLAAECGGATTPSIRSAAHPLPVTSREREIVALVAEGLSNREIAKRLTLSVRTVEGHLYRACTKLDVTDRDELAKVVLHHAGTATEPN